Proteins encoded by one window of Bacillus rossius redtenbacheri isolate Brsri chromosome 14, Brsri_v3, whole genome shotgun sequence:
- the LOC134539031 gene encoding alpha-tocopherol transfer protein-like — MFGARACFGGGPPDASSVRATHQLFDRRGKPACDQQSRRKQTPAQQARRSEMPELDRFLVDGRPPGFVVGEHTLTLEVGLMGEDFQRLAARELRESPDVVRDALTQLRELLRGEKQLDVPLDDENLLLTFLRPCKFYPHSAFDRMRKYYRFAQKNPRLSGQLTPGQTPGVFEQDLLSVLPRRDQHGRRILLLEAGGKWKTGAVSASDIHRALWLVLGASALEPRTQVAGAVVLLDMHGLAAQHVWQISPAFARNLAHWVQECIPARLKAVHIVRQPYVFNMLFAVFKPFLQEKLRNRIHFHGTDWGSLHRQVVPGSLPRQFGGELDVPAGTASKLHSTLCLFEDVFREYSEYGYKQ, encoded by the exons ATGTTTGGCGCGCGCGCCTGCTTCGGCGGTGGTCCGCCAGACGCCAGCAGTGTCCGCGCGACGCACCAGCTGTTCGACCGGCGGGGAAAGCCAGCCTGCGACCAG CAGTCTCGCCGAAAGCAGACCCCGGCCCAGCAGGCCCGGAGGAGCGAGATGCCCGAGCTGGACAGGTTCCTGGTGGACGGCCGACCCCCGGGCTTCGTGGTGGGCGAGCACACCCTCACGCTGGAGGTGGGGCTGATGGGCGAGGACTTCCAGCGCCTGGCCGCCCGGGAGCTGCGGGAGTCCCCCGACGTGGTGCGGGACGCGCTGACGCAGCTCAGGGAGCTCCTGAGAG GCGAGAAGCAACTGGACGTGCCCTTGGATGACGAAAACCTGCTGCTCACCTTCCTGAGGCCGTGCAAGTTCTACCCTCACAGCGCCTTCGACCGT ATGCGGAAGTACTACCGGTTCGCGCAGAAGAACCCGCGGCTGTCGGGGCAGCTGACGCCGGGGCAGACCCCCGGGGTGTTCGAGCAGGACCTGCTGAGCGTCCTGCCGAGGAGGGACCAGCACGGCCGGAGGATCCTGCTGCTGGAGGCCGGCG GCAAGTGGAAGACGGGCGCGGTGTCGGCCAGCGACATCCACCGCGCGCTGTGGCTGGTGCTGGGGGCGTCGGCCCTGGAGCCGCGCACGCAGGTGGCCGGCGCGGTGGTGCTGCTAGACATGCACGGCCTGGCCGCGCAGCACGTGTGGCAGATCAGCCCGGCCTTCGCCCGCAACCTGGCACACTGGGTGCAG GAGTGCATCCCCGCGCGGCTGAAGGCCGTACACATCGTGCGGCAGCCGTACGTCTTCAACATGCTGTTCGCCGTCTTCAAGCCGTTCCTGCAAGAGAAGCTGCGCAACAGG ATCCACTTCCACGGCACCGACTGGGGCTCGCTGCACCGGCAAGTGGTCCCGGGGAGCCTGCCCCGGCAGTTCGGGGGCGAGCTGGACGTGCCGGCGGGCACTGCCTCCAAGCTGCACAGCACGCTCTGCCTCTTCGAGGACGTCTTCCGAG aatattCAGAGTATGGATACAAGCAATAA